In the Lepus europaeus isolate LE1 chromosome 18, mLepTim1.pri, whole genome shotgun sequence genome, one interval contains:
- the LOC133746591 gene encoding zinc finger protein ZFP2-like, which translates to MIAFEDLAVFFTWEEWQNMNQAQKILYRDVMLETYSNLFSLGYCMTKPDLIFKLEQGAEPWMGEECLHQSLPVAMKLDELIKTNQKSLEKNLNQDVMKNNKTLTPKGVEFRKTLNLSISHIPKLSIKKRNYSGIKPEECSICQNVYPHCGPDQLQAGEKFDATTVPGNTLQFCEPLNQQHKIQTMEQALEQIGQGKVFKRKNIFYGSEKLFMVETCNKPTATIGKTTQILQDFHKKSNLSIHQQSPKRENVYKYIGPVEPVIYQSHVRMNHRPNIEKESYACKTCGKSFSNKFCHPLHHSTHIVENPHVCNDCRETTHQKSGVIRHQRIYTGLKSYKCNDCGKFFDQKKHLINHQRIHTGEKPYECNYCGKTFGQKSQLKMHQRSHTGEKPYECNDCGKAFGRKSHLINHQRSHTGEWPYECNDCGKAFGQKSQLKKHQRIHTGEKPYECNDCGKAFGRKSHLINHQRSHTGERPYECNDCGKAFGQKPHLITHQRSHREDKRYECGDCGKTFGRKSILRNHQRSHTGERPYECNDCGKAFGHKSYLIIHQRIHTGDKPYECNDCGKAFGRKSILRNHQRIHTGEKPYECSDCGKTFGQNSNFRKHQIIHTGEKRYECNDCGKTFAQKSHLINHQRSHTGEKPYECSDCGKAFGHKSSLIIHQRIHTGDKPYECNDCGKAFGQKSQLKKHQRIHTGEKPYECNDCGKAFGPILAYRG; encoded by the exons atgatagcatttgaagacctggctgtgttcTTTActtgggaggaatggcagaacatgaaccaagctcagaaaatcctgtacagggatgtgatgctggagacctacagcaaCCTGTTCTCCCTTG ggtACTGCATgaccaaacctgacttgatcttcaagttggagcaaggagcagagccctggATGGGGGAAGAATGCCTACatcagagccttccag tTGCCATGAAACTGGATGAACTGATTAAGACCAACCAGAAAAGTCTGGAgaaaaatctgaatcaggatgttatgaaaaataataagacaTTAACTCCCAAGGGAGTTGAATTCAGAAAAACACTTAATTTAAGTATAAGCCATATTCCAAAACTGAGTATCAAAAAGAGAAACTATTCAGGAATAAAACCTGAAGAATGTAGTATATGTCAGAATGTGTATCCCCATTGTGGGCCTGATCAGCTAcaagctggagagaaatttgatgcTACTACGGTACCTGGGAACactctccagttctgtgagcctcTTAATCAACAGCACAAAATTCAGACCATGGAGCAGGCACTTGAACAAATTGGACAAGGGAAAGTcttcaaaaggaagaatatatTCTATGGATCTGAGAAGCTTTTTATGGTAGAAACCTGTAATAAGCCAACTGCTACTATTGGCAAGACAACTCAAATACTACAAGATTTCCATAAAAAGTCTAACCTCAGTATACATCAACAAAGTCCCAAAAGAGAGAACGTTTATAAATATATTGGGCCTGTGGAACCTGTCATTTACCAATCACATGTTAGAATGAATCATAGACCAAATATAGAGAAGGAATCCTATGCATGTAAAACTTGTGGGAAGTCATTCAGTAATAAATTCTGCCATCCCCTCCATCACAGCACTCATATAGTGGAAAACCCTCATGTGTGTAATGATTGTAGAGAAACCACTCACCAGAAGTCAGGTGTCATTAGACATCAGAGAATTTACACAGGGTTGAAatcttataaatgtaatgactgtgggaagTTCTTTGACCAGAAGaaacacctcataaatcatcagagaattcacacaggggagaaaccttatgaatgtaattattgtggaaaaacctttggccagaagtcacaactcaaaatgcatcagagaagtcacacaggggagaagccttatgaatgcaatgactgtggaaaagcctttggccggaagtcacacctcataaatcatcagagaagtcacacaggggagtggccttatgagtgcaatgactgtggaaaagcctttggccagaagtcacaactcaaaaagcatcagagaattcacacaggggagaagccttatgaatgcaatgactgtggaaaagcctttggccggaagtcacacctcataaatcatcagagaagtcacacaggggagaggccttatgagtgcaatgactgtggaaaagcctttggccagaagccACACCTCATAactcatcagagaagtcacagagAGGATAAGCGTTATGAATGCggtgactgtggaaaaacctttggccgGAAGTCAATCCTCagaaatcatcagagaagtcacacaggggagaggccttatgaatgcaatgactgtggaaaagcctttggccacaaGTCATACCTCATaattcatcagagaattcacacaggggataagccttatgaatgcaatgactgtggaaaagcctttggccggaAGTCAATCCTcagaaatcatcagagaattcacacaggggagaaaccttatgaatgcagtgactgcggaaaaacctttggccagaatTCAAACTTCAGAAAGCATCAgataattcacacaggggagaagcgttatgagtgcaatgactgtgggaaaacctttgcccagaagtcacacctcataaatcatcagagaagtcacacaggggagaaaccttatgaatgcagtgactgtggaaaagcctttggccacaaGTCATCCCTCATaattcatcagagaattcacacaggggataagccttatgaatgcaatgactgtggaaaagcctttggccagaagtcacaactcaaaaagcatcagagaattcacacaggggagaagccttatgaatgcaatgactgtggaaaagcctttggtcccatccttgcataccgaggataa